ATAGAGAACAAAGTCAGCTCCTACCTGATTCCGGAAACATCTTTGCCCGGACCGTGGCTGCCCGAACCTTCACCGCGAACCGAGCTGGAACTGGAAGTAAAAAAAGAACTGGTGGATACCTTTGAGGACAGTTTTGATTTCGATTTTGATGACCCGACAGATGATACCGGACGACTTGTTTCCACCAAGGGCTGATTAAAATTTAGCCGCAACAATGGTCCGTTCGTCAGCATCAAAGCGGAATTTCATGCGTGGGGTGGGCTTGCTGATCTGCACGGTTTTGCCGCCGATCTTGATTTCAACACCGGGATGAATTTTACGGTGTACACGGATGGAGAGCTGTTCCAAGGACTTGTAGTAATCGTGCAGTTCTTTGGACAGCTGCTTGCGGATTTCTTTCAGCTTTAGCTTGATGCGTCCACGGAGCACAAGAATCTGCTTCATCTGTTCCTGCTTGGCTGCAGGAGTGGATTTAAGAATGGTTTCATCGTCCCCCTGACCTATGGCTGAATTAATCTTCATCAGCCGCGCCCGCAGGGCGTCCCTTTCTTTGATCAGCTCTTTGTTGATTTTCTGTTTGGCTGAAATTCCGACAACTGTCTTTACTCCGATTTCCGAGCCGATTTCATTGGCTTCGATGCTGACTTCCGAGCTGACAATCCCGCCTTGGATAATTCCCTTGCCGCCTAAAGCACTGACCGGTCCTTTGCAGCGAATCATGCAATTGCTCATCTCATGCTTGATGATGATTTCATCGCCGCACTCAATGCGGGCATTGGATGCGAACTGAGCGGTAATAGTTCCTTTTGCCTTGGCAAGTCCTTTGCCGGACATAACCAGTCCGCCCTTGATTTCAATATCTCCCCCGGCAGTGACATTGGCTCCTTCTATGGAGTCCTTGACCACAACGTGGGCCGGGACTTCCACTGTGAATCCTTCCCTGATGGAACCGTTGACATGTACCGAGCCTTTTTCCAGCTTGATATTCCCGGTGGAGTAATCCACGTCACCCTTTGTTTCCAGCACATCTTTGACCGCCAGAGTGTTGTCCTGAAAGTGAACAATTCCGGTGGCCGTGGCTTTGTAGGTGATGCCATCCGGCATAGGGGCAACATGGGCTCCGGTTTTTATTTCAAGGGGATTGCCGCCGGGCGGCGGGGTCAGCCTGCCGTAAACATCCTCGCCGGCTTTGCCTTCCACGGGCGGATGGATTTTGCCGATGATATCTCCGGGACTGACCATGGGATGGACCCCGCGATCCTTGAAATCAACCCGGTCATCTTCCCCGGTGGTGCCGATGGAGCAGGAAGTTGCTTCTTCGCGGTCATATTCAAAATATCCGTCCCTGCCGGGAACCGGTT
This sequence is a window from Desulfovibrio sp. JC010. Protein-coding genes within it:
- a CDS encoding DUF342 domain-containing protein yields the protein MTEQATSARGADLRNKQNNTAVENRDAVLEFQLTPDKMAAFVSSYTPAEGEGTPLSLEFMKSELERSGINGELDHDGAMFALKRAGEGKSIINVALVRAIYPQNAIDGQIITDADLNFPVMPDMEFGTLSEAIPASCGRNLDGDEIPAEETHTPKPLALADADNRNCTLDAESRKLVADIYGLVKIQDQQVMVEPLIKVSADMMKVSARLYAHDCFGVRYDLGALEPALEAMEISRPLQHVAGQTAIKKARETGVAQEAVIATGTEPVPGRDGYFEYDREEATSCSIGTTGEDDRVDFKDRGVHPMVSPGDIIGKIHPPVEGKAGEDVYGRLTPPPGGNPLEIKTGAHVAPMPDGITYKATATGIVHFQDNTLAVKDVLETKGDVDYSTGNIKLEKGSVHVNGSIREGFTVEVPAHVVVKDSIEGANVTAGGDIEIKGGLVMSGKGLAKAKGTITAQFASNARIECGDEIIIKHEMSNCMIRCKGPVSALGGKGIIQGGIVSSEVSIEANEIGSEIGVKTVVGISAKQKINKELIKERDALRARLMKINSAIGQGDDETILKSTPAAKQEQMKQILVLRGRIKLKLKEIRKQLSKELHDYYKSLEQLSIRVHRKIHPGVEIKIGGKTVQISKPTPRMKFRFDADERTIVAAKF